GCATGCTGGCATGAGGGGCGCTTTCATCGGCATGAGGATGTTACCGCGACACCGACGGATATCTTCGGAGAATAAGAAAAGGTAACGATCGGCTTTTGTTTCCACAAAATGTACACTTTACGATAACGCTTCCTAAGAGTTTGAGAATAATTGTGTGAATCGGTGTCAACCGGTCGAGTTTGCCAATATCTTTGATTTTGTAGGAGCAAAGATACgctaaaatatcatttaaatgtttattcatTACAAGAATGATATCGATGGCTTTCGAAAAGTGAAGAGGTTTTAGAAAACATTCGAATCTTGATTTATACGAGAATCCTTTCCGCTGTTCGATGAAATGGTACTAgctaatattattcaaatatctttcGTACCGTAAGCAGAGAATTCAAGGACACTTGTTTCCTCCCActtacattttcattatcaGAATACTTTAAAGTTTGGGTAAATATAGATTATCAGGAAAGACAAGTGGTACGACGAAGGTTATTCTTGGGAAGCTGCTGCCATCTAACGCAAGCTCTAGGAAACCGATAAAGGACGCGTCCGACCTTGTCGACACTAATGCAGGTGCCAAATTACAATTGCAACGTGTTCATTCTCCAAGCATTTGGACGATACTTGGCGATACTTGtttttcattgtaaatttcaaagtaaaaatagAATCGACCGACTTTTAATGACCGACTCGTTAATAACTTACCctaatttttacttaaaaaaccGTTTACTTAAAAGACCGTTGCGTCATCTCGTTTGCAAGAATCGATGTATACGTCGATACAAAGGGCCATAGAAAAACGTACGCTTGGATTGGCAAACAAGCTGGAGAGTTTTGTCCAACTGTGTGCATATATCGCCTCTCGGCAATCGAAACGATAGAATCGCACAGGTCGTAGAGCCGAGTATGCCAGATACACCGTGACAACCGCTATATAGGTTGTTCAACTTGCATACAGACTGAAATTGATTGGATAGTTTGCGGTCAGTTCAGGCTGTGTACGAGTGTACACGAGCGGCGAGGAGGTTCGCCCTTCAAGATGAACAAGGCGTATTCGAATCGAACGCCAACCGGTCGAGAGTTTCTATGCGCTTTGCCGAGAATTTGGCAAACAACTTTCGCGTTCTGGCAGCTCTACTGGACAAGCTCGAGTACATCGTTGCTTTCGTGTAGATCGTTTCGCAAAATTACCTGCGTCAGACACCTCGGCGTCACGATGACCGTTAACATAATCGCTATGCAGTTGTTTTAGACTACTCCACGCGAGTCGACCTACGGATATATATCCTTCGGCCGTAAAACAGTTTTACGGGCTACGAGGTAGGCTTTGACATTCGCAAACAATGTTATTTGCCTTTATCGCGGCGCAGCGTTTCGCCCGAAATCTGCTAACTTCGTTCCAAGAATAACGCGAATTGTTTGCAGCCATTCAGTTGAGCATATTTCCTTTGCGTTCGTCGTTCCTTCGCTATTCCTCTTATTATCTTAGCGgtcgaacgaacgatttcACGGTTTCTACATTACCCCAGCCGGTTCGAACAAAGTCGCGGCCGGCAATTTGATGAGTGCCGtttaaggaaaaaaaaggGGCAACTGAACTGTGCACTATTGACCCAGGTCGAGAATCGCCTGCAGGTAATCGCATATTTCCCCCCTCGTGCACCGCTGGAACGAACATACCCGTGCATTTACTCTCCCTACGCATGCCACGTACATATTTACCCTTATGCTGCTTATTATATTAATCGCTGCTATGAAAATATCTTCGACGATCGTTCAAGGTGTGTTACTTTAATCAGCGTACGCCAACTTAAAAGAATCATTTAACGATCGCTAAATAATCTTcggaaattgaatttacaatCTGTCAGaataatcgaacgaaaaatatattttcattgctTACTGTCGGTAACTAGTTATTCGAACAAGTTCCTTTGCAGTAATACGTTTCGATAGGCGATCTTGAATGCCAAAAGGCATGTTTGTACATTAGAAACGCGACTAAGCTATAGAACTGAAACGGCTTGTGGGCCGACTAGCAACCCGTCCAATAGGTCGTCGTACGCGAAACTGTGTACGACTTGTCAACCGTTTCGTGTCACCTTGTTAGCACGTGTTCCACATGGCACGAAGTCGGCTAACATTTTGCTTTTTGTTCACTCGCCTCCATTGACGATTATGAAACCGTAAACGCCACTGCGACCAGTGAAATTGGAACGTATGAAGTCGAGCTATTTCCACGTTTATAGTCGGGGAAGAATTACACGCCAACGTATGGTGAACTCGACGCaaatagaacgaaacgaaTAGCTTCTTAAACGCTATCGTGGAATATAGCGGCGATCGAAGAAGCAAAAACGGTATGTCGGTAAACGAGGGATATACCGAATATTGCGACTAGAGATATATTTGGGGGTAGGTTGGAGGGGTTGCATGGGTCTTTTAATCGGAATCTTTTAATCGCCGGCTGAATCAGCATCGACGCGCAGAACGTGTCGTGCATGTCCGGTAAACTCGACTACTGGGGCACGGCGCGTTAAACAGGTGAACGTGGGGGTCGGCGACATGCGGTATACGGTTACGGAGCGTCACGACGCCCTGCAGGCGACCGTTCTACAAACCACCGCCCCCAGGGTAAACTTTCTGTTACGTGGCGACGATGGCCTATAGCGTGTTGTTCGCTCTCTGTACGAGCCTTTGCCGTTTTGCTTCAAATCCAACGGTGTACGCTGCCCAGCGGCCCAGATTTTTTAACATTGCTCcaagtgaaaagaaaatagcgGGAACGCTTGCTGCTGGATCCTCAGCACAGCCTTGACAAACAAAACCCTAATTGACCTTTTTAGAAGAATCGTTGTTTGAACATTGTTACGTCAGTTCTCTGCTGTCTACGGCAGATTGTGTCCTCGGatttgcattttaaaaattgttctccGAAGAAAGACCAGGCTATCGAAGAGCGTGCTTCTTtgataatcgtaaaaataatttgaattcgCCAGCACTCGAGAGTAGCGTCCACAGGTTCGATTTCGTCGCGAGATTCCGCGAAGCGGAAGAACTAGCTGGAAATGGGAAAACGAAACGGCAGTAATTCAAACGAGTTGCTTGAGAGCATTCCTGGCGACCTTGTTCGGGAATCGATGTTGCCCCTGTTTGGAACAACCGACCTAATTTCTTGGATACGAGAGTTACACGCGACATCGGCACAAGCGACGAAAGCAAATTCTTAATGATACCGATCCTGCAAGGAACAGCGTGTGCTATTGCGGGAGCCCACGGTATGGAACGCACGCAAGTCGACAGACGTGTCAGGCAGGTTGCAGCGATGGGTCCAAGTATCATAGAAGTGAAGTTGCCTTCGTCATAATAACtcgaatcgaatttaattttcgatgGTAGAACaatttcatagaataataTCGTTGGTACCAACCGaatgaattaaattactattCGAGCTTAGGGAGAATTTATAGCACTAAGGCGATGCACGTATACCAGTGACTTTACGCCGTCAATAAAATGGATcgtaagataaaaaaaaaaaaaaaaaaaaaaagagaaaagttttAGGTTAAAGGATAAGCCATAGTTTATGGAAATGATCTCTTCCTACCGGGATATTTCGCATGTATCAGCATACGTCAAAAGAATATTCAGGCGTATTTGAATCGTGAACGGAGGGGTTGGCCCCGCGACCGAATCGATCGCGACAGGGAAAAGTCGGTAATCGGATCAAGTCCATCGCTAGCAAACGGTCTACCGGCTGACCAACCACGGATACGCCTGCTACTTGCTTGCTTGCTACAAGCCAGGTCGTGTACGCTGGGTCAGGAGAGAGAGTCAGTTATACCGACGCCGTGCTACGATTCGCGTCACTCATTGGCCGAATCCTGACGACAGCTTCCTCTCGAACATACACACCGTTCGACCACGCAAACCCGATCTACGACAGAGTCGGTCTGCAAACTCGTCTTCGTCTTCTCGGCAATTCTACTCTGCTTCTCATCTTCGTGGATGATAGCCACGAATCTCACTTTCAACGCCGATTTCTCCGTCACGGGACGACGGGTGGGTAGACGATCGTCTGCAAAGAGAAGACTCGAGTTTCGAGAGAATTAGCTCGGTGACACGGCGGTACGCGTGTGAGAGATTGCGCGTAATTTTGAATCCGCTCTGCTTCGCTCGAGATCTTCGAACAGGAGAGTGCGGACTTTCTTAGAAACAGTCGTCGATTGCTTCGGATCTTCTTCTTAAAATGTGCTgtccattttcaattttcgtgtAGAAACTGAATGTAGGACaaagttttgaaaattattcccTTTGGAATCTGCgaaatttcttgaaactttGTATCTTCTTGGGGCCACTGGAAATACCGGTCTCCGGTATAGCTCTTAATTTCTAGCGCGATGGGATGGTTTCCTCGTTAGTTTTCGCCGAATGATTCGCATGATCGCATCGGGTCGGGCATTGCAGGGGaatcgaaattaattggaaaacgGTGGATCGGCGCTTCGACCGAGCGGAACTCGCAGGTGCGCTACGTGCTACGAGTTTAAGAATTCGATTAGGGTAGAAAATGTGGCAAATGAGGGACACTTCAAAAGTTTCGTTCCGCAAGTCGCAAGTGTGTCTATAGTTGGAAGAGAACCGATTTCGAAGTGGGTTGCTATGTTCGTGGCAAAAGTAACGAAGAGTagaaaactattttttattgcgCGACCTCTGGAATCGAGTTAGCGCGATCGCGGATCGATACGTGGCTGGCTCTCGACGCGTTTCGTCGTCCAATTAAACAGCACGTTAACGCCCCGCTTcatttctctttattcttcccctttttctattttttctccCGTCAAAACGCTCGAACAGAAGACTGCCGTTTGAATGCACGCGCGATTAGTGCGGGTGAAATTGGTGATCGGATCACGCTTGTCATTAGCAACCATCGAACCGTACCGTATGAGATTTAAACGTGCAAGTGCCGATGGCTTCGTGACAGACCCTCTCTTTCGTTCGATATCCGAAAATAATCCGACACCGTTCCGTATCCGTGCATTATCGcgattaaattagaaaaacgGGTCGCTACGAACGGAGAAGACTGCGCCGTCCGATTTTGAAAAACGACTGAACGCGAGAGATCGATTTCGACAGTTTCCTTTAGTTGCGGATGTAAAGCGACGCGATGACGAATCTTGCGATAAACGCGTAAAGATGGTTTAAAAAGTTTGCCGCGCTCAAGGCCACGGGCTTGACGCATCGATCTGCAGGTTCTCTGGATCGGGAGCAAGAACACGGCAATAAAGAATTGCGGCAGTGGCGCGCCGTTGGAATTGAGGTTAGCGTGCCGCCAAACCTCTGgatcctttcttcgttttctggTATTGACCGGGTGGGCGCTCGTGGCGTGCTACGCCATCGCCATCTTTCGGAGGTTTGGCTCACCGTTCGGAAAAATGAGTTTGGGCGGGAGGGAGGTGCACGACTGACGCGAGTGATTGACGATTGGGATGTGCGTTCCCATCGTGAGGAACTCGGCTTCGTAATCGCTTCGGCGAAGAAAAGCACGCACCAGTAAGCTACAACCGATTGTGTGGAAAGAAATTTCGCGACATCTCGCGAGGTGAACGAACGCTGGCAATGTCGAGGCGAAGGCGCGACAACGGTGTCCCGTGCACTCGAGTGGAGAAGATTGGGCGAATCGAAACAATAACGAACTCGGATGCGTCGCACGACTTGTCTAATCAACGCGGGGGTGAACGATCTCCGTGAAGGCAAATGTCCGAGATGGTTGGATCATCGGTCTCGCGGCGACATACACACGAAGGGAGACGTTTGTAACTGTCGCGAGTGAGTTCGTGCGAGGCTGGATGTTCGCCAGCTCGATCGACACGGTAGGTCGAGCACGTGGTGTAACCACCGACTGGTTCCGCTCGCCGCGTTACACCATGCCAAACGCGACTCTTCTCCTCGTCTGGCTCGGTCGTGTGcattcttctccttttttccgcgctttcgaattttttcaattcgaaatttctcgcTTATCTCCCGATGCATCTGTCTCGTGGGACGTTTTCGGTGCTGCCGCCTCGCGGCACTCCCTGCAACTATATCTATTTTGGTTTGACGGTGAGGAGGGCGTGGATAGCGGGTTAATTGGTCGGACGTGTGACTGCGTGAGATTGAATGTAAATGGATGTTCTGGTTCGAGTAGTCCTCCGCCTCGTGctcactctttctctcgtttaaCGATCAATTATTTAGGTCGCGTTTCACGACCAGTCGGGTAAGGGAAAGGAAAAGGCGCGAAACCGCTTAAACGTAATCGTTTAAGAAGTTGCGAAGTTTCGCTCTACTTTTCGAACGTTCCACCCTTTCGTTACAAATTAGGGAATGTCGTCGATAGCCAAACTAATGGGGGAAAGTTGGCACGGATCCAGGGATTCGCGAGGGCGCGAACATAGCCGAGCATTGGTCGGAATGCCTATTAGAATTCCGTTGGCGTTTCCCAAGTGAAGCGTAACACGCTACACCGGAGATTGGTTTGGGGCGCGAGGTCGCGCCGTGTCGAAGGGTCGCTCGATCGGATACGCTCGATGGCCGTCTTCCAGCTCGGCGTATCGGTTAGCGGGATCCGATCGGTATCGGGAGCACACGGTGGCCTTGCCACCTTCCGACCTTCCTCCTCCCCGTGATTCTGCCAATTTCTCGCGGCTCGCGCACCGGTGCTGCCACCAGGTGGTATTCAGCGAAGGCACGAGTCGTACAGGGCGAGAGATTCGTGTGATGTGGTGCGCGAAGTGAGTCGGCGTGATCGCGGAACGGAAGGAAGACCGTGTTTGGACGTTGCTGTGTACGCTGTCGTACACGCGTTGTCACGGCTTCCTGCCTCTTCCCGCCTCTATTCTCCTTCTGTTTCTTCATCGTGTTACTCATCTTCGTCCTGTCGCCAATTATCTCCCTTCGCTCGCTTTCTGCTTCGTTTACCGTGCGCTGGCACGTTTTCGTCGGACGCTTTCCGTTGCTTGACGAAAGACACTGGTCGTGCAAGTGTGAGTCGCGAATGGGGTTGCACGTGCGTGAGTCTGTCGCGGATGGGCGGCTCGCCAGTGGCGGAGCTGTGTCGATAGGCGGAAGGTTAACCGAGGGATCGGTGGCGTGCGTGCACGAGGTCGGGAGGAGCTAAGACAACCGAGTTATCTTCGTCCTTATCGAATGTGCCGCGTCTGCAGGACATCGGACGGCGATTGGACCAGGAGCGTATCGTTCGAAGGAAGCAGAGGAATCGGAAAAAGTAGGATATCGAAGGGCCGAGAAGACGATAGACGAGCGACTCGCCAGATCAAGAACTGCAAGtgtgaagaagaagaagggaaagaagcgaaggagagaaaagcagagggagagagagagaaaatcgAAACAAAGCGTGGCCGTGTGTGCGAGAGGAGCTCGCGGCAGGAGCAGCCACGGAGGCAGAGCGAGAGAGGTGGAGTGAACGGACGATAATCGAGGATTTGAATGGGTGGGCCGGGAGCCGGTAGGGTTAGCAGGCACGAGCTGAACGCGGTGCCAAAGAGCGACGTCGGTCACGGGGATCGGACCCTCGTAATCGGCGAGCCAGCACCACCACCACCGGCCTGTCCGTATCACCCGACTTCGGCTTCGAGTTCGGAACGCGCGATCTCAGCATCCGGCCACCTGGTCCCCGCCCAGCTGCCGCCTTCGCCGCCTCCACTCGCCTCGTTGCACATCACCGTCAACAACTGCAGCTCTATTGGCAACAACAATA
The DNA window shown above is from Bombus pyrosoma isolate SC7728 linkage group LG7, ASM1482585v1, whole genome shotgun sequence and carries:
- the LOC122569741 gene encoding uncharacterized protein LOC122569741, which translates into the protein MGGPGAGRVSRHELNAVPKSDVGHGDRTLVIGEPAPPPPACPYHPTSASSSERAISASGHLVPAQLPPSPPPLASLHITVNNCSSIGNNNTSAKPDAISNGTKAATTMSSPPKHRRGFDPNDVNATDYRRYRRVKTTKRGFVCSTP